A window from Polyangium spumosum encodes these proteins:
- a CDS encoding lysine 5,6-aminomutase subunit alpha: MAKVPLDHATVDACRAAAAAIADDVQRFIDRHTTVGIERTVARAYGVTGADPEGTPLANALVDRIHKAGLAGRGVAYFLGRALLDGASSAQEAAEQIAYGGASLEVEGGPTTNECRGALEAETRKAITRIDEARGARERFKARFPAAEMPLKYVIVATGNIYDDAVQAKAARFAGADIVAVIRATAQSLLDYVPEGPTTEGYGGTYATQENFRIIRKAADEASEETGRYLAQTNYSSGLCMSEIAWMGAVERLDMLLNDAMYGILFRDINMERTFVDQYFSRRIVARSGLVINTGEDNYLTTADAVEKAHTVLASQFINEAFARRAGLSDEQMGLGHAFEIDPWLEDSFLFELAQAQLIRQIFDKHPIKWMPPTKFKTGDVFHSHVHDAMFNLAGVMTHQSIALLGMFSEAIHTPLLMDRYLSLKSAKYVFGTARHLGDEIQWKPGGVVEQRAKEVLLKAHELLVQVKGDSIWDAIGWGAFGDVKRKRTGGKGHAGVVARDPEYLNPILDELEGGR, from the coding sequence ATGGCCAAGGTCCCCCTCGATCACGCCACGGTCGACGCGTGCCGCGCCGCGGCGGCTGCGATCGCCGACGACGTCCAGCGCTTCATCGATCGCCACACGACCGTGGGCATCGAGCGCACCGTCGCGCGCGCCTACGGCGTCACGGGCGCGGATCCCGAGGGCACGCCGCTCGCGAACGCGCTCGTCGACCGCATCCACAAGGCGGGCCTCGCGGGCCGCGGCGTCGCCTACTTCCTCGGCCGCGCGCTGCTCGACGGGGCGAGCTCCGCGCAGGAGGCCGCCGAGCAGATCGCCTACGGCGGCGCCTCGCTCGAGGTGGAGGGAGGCCCGACGACGAACGAATGCCGCGGCGCGCTCGAAGCGGAGACCCGCAAGGCCATCACCCGCATCGACGAGGCGCGTGGCGCGCGCGAGCGGTTCAAGGCGCGCTTCCCCGCCGCCGAGATGCCGCTCAAATACGTGATCGTCGCGACGGGCAACATCTACGACGACGCGGTGCAGGCCAAGGCGGCGCGCTTCGCGGGGGCGGACATCGTCGCCGTCATCCGCGCGACGGCGCAATCGCTGCTCGATTACGTGCCCGAGGGCCCGACGACCGAGGGGTATGGCGGGACGTACGCCACGCAGGAGAACTTCCGCATCATCCGCAAGGCCGCCGACGAGGCGAGTGAAGAGACCGGAAGGTACCTCGCCCAGACGAACTATTCGTCGGGCCTGTGCATGAGCGAGATCGCGTGGATGGGGGCGGTCGAGCGGCTCGACATGCTGCTCAACGACGCGATGTACGGCATCCTCTTCCGCGACATCAACATGGAGCGGACGTTCGTCGATCAATACTTCTCGCGCCGCATCGTGGCGCGCAGCGGGCTCGTCATCAACACGGGCGAGGACAACTACCTCACGACGGCCGACGCGGTGGAGAAGGCGCACACCGTGCTCGCCTCGCAGTTCATCAACGAGGCGTTCGCGCGGCGCGCGGGGCTCTCGGACGAGCAGATGGGCCTCGGCCACGCCTTCGAGATCGACCCCTGGCTCGAGGACTCGTTCCTCTTCGAGCTCGCGCAGGCGCAGCTCATCCGGCAGATCTTCGACAAGCACCCCATCAAATGGATGCCGCCCACGAAATTCAAGACGGGCGACGTCTTCCACAGCCACGTGCACGACGCCATGTTCAACCTCGCGGGCGTCATGACGCACCAATCGATCGCGCTGCTCGGCATGTTCAGCGAGGCGATCCACACGCCGCTCTTGATGGACCGCTACCTCTCGCTGAAGAGCGCGAAATACGTCTTCGGCACGGCGCGGCACCTCGGCGACGAGATCCAGTGGAAGCCCGGCGGCGTCGTGGAGCAGCGCGCCAAGGAGGTGCTGCTGAAGGCGCACGAGCTTTTGGTGCAGGTGAAGGGCGACAGCATCTGGGACGCGATCGGCTGGGGCGCGTTCGGCGACGTGAAGCGCAAGCGCACGGGCGGCAAGGGGCACGCCGGCGTGGTGGCGCGTGACCCCGAGTATCTGAACCCGATCCTCGACGAGCTCGAAGGAGGCCGCTGA
- a CDS encoding OAM dimerization domain-containing protein, whose protein sequence is MAKWLRAYGDREGDGMVQMTFTLAILPGDRAREGAKRFAEAHGLKEPLVTTMEQCSQAHTYFVVYGHSAHQVDVDSIDVAELAAKPLAREQIEAMGKELGRKIVVVGACTGSDAHTVGIDAILNYKGFAGEKGLESYKCFDAHNLGAQVENVELAERAKALGADAILVSQVITQRNCHKENAAALIDLLQKEGVRDKFLLLLGGPRIDNKLALELGYEGGFGPGTKPSTVAAFVAEEVLRRAKGKSVDPRR, encoded by the coding sequence ATGGCGAAATGGCTACGCGCTTACGGCGACCGTGAAGGCGACGGGATGGTGCAGATGACCTTCACGCTCGCGATCCTGCCCGGGGACCGCGCGCGGGAAGGGGCGAAGCGCTTCGCCGAGGCCCACGGCCTGAAGGAGCCGCTCGTCACCACGATGGAGCAATGCTCCCAGGCGCACACGTATTTCGTGGTGTACGGGCATTCGGCGCACCAGGTCGACGTCGATTCGATCGACGTCGCCGAGCTCGCCGCGAAGCCACTCGCGCGCGAGCAGATCGAGGCCATGGGCAAGGAGCTCGGCCGCAAGATCGTGGTCGTCGGCGCCTGCACGGGCTCGGACGCGCACACGGTCGGGATCGACGCGATCCTCAACTACAAGGGCTTCGCCGGGGAGAAGGGGCTCGAGAGTTACAAGTGCTTCGACGCGCACAACCTCGGCGCGCAGGTCGAGAACGTCGAGCTCGCCGAGCGCGCCAAGGCGCTCGGGGCGGACGCGATCCTCGTCTCGCAGGTGATCACGCAGCGCAATTGCCACAAGGAGAACGCGGCGGCGCTCATCGATCTCCTGCAGAAGGAGGGCGTGCGGGACAAATTCTTGCTCCTGCTCGGCGGCCCGCGTATCGACAACAAGCTCGCGCTGGAGCTCGGGTATGAAGGCGGATTCGGCCCGGGCACGAAGCCGTCGACGGTCGCCGCGTTCGTGGCGGAAGAGGTGCTGCGTCGCGCGAAGGGGAAGAGCGTCGATCCGAGGCGCTAA
- the fghA gene encoding S-formylglutathione hydrolase translates to MNPFTQVSSNRSFGGHQKVLRHASRALGCDMNVGVYLPPQAESGRCPVLYWLSGLTCTEQNFVTKAGAQEHAARHGIIVVAPDTSPRGEGVADDPAYDLGQGAGFYVDATTEPWARHYRMHEYVALELPALVEAHLPASPDRRGIFGHSMGGHGALTLALRHPGRYRSVSAFSPIVAPSRVPWGEKAFSAYLGSNREAWKAWDATELVREAKERLPILIDQGDADQFLTRELQPELLRAACEAAGHPLTLRMQPGYDHSYYFIATFMRDHVEHHAAALR, encoded by the coding sequence ATGAACCCTTTCACCCAGGTATCGAGCAATCGCTCTTTCGGCGGCCACCAGAAGGTGCTGCGGCACGCGTCGCGCGCGCTCGGCTGCGACATGAACGTGGGCGTGTACCTGCCCCCGCAGGCCGAGTCCGGGCGCTGCCCGGTCCTCTACTGGCTCTCGGGTCTCACGTGCACGGAGCAGAACTTCGTGACGAAGGCGGGCGCGCAGGAGCACGCGGCGCGGCACGGGATCATCGTGGTCGCGCCGGACACGAGCCCGCGCGGCGAGGGGGTGGCGGACGATCCGGCCTACGACCTCGGGCAAGGGGCCGGGTTTTACGTGGACGCGACGACGGAGCCGTGGGCGCGGCATTACCGCATGCACGAATACGTGGCGCTGGAGCTGCCCGCGCTCGTGGAGGCGCACCTGCCGGCCTCGCCGGATCGGCGCGGGATCTTCGGGCATTCGATGGGCGGTCACGGGGCGCTCACGCTCGCGCTCCGGCACCCGGGTCGATATCGCTCGGTGTCGGCATTTTCGCCGATCGTGGCGCCGAGCCGGGTGCCCTGGGGCGAAAAAGCGTTCTCCGCGTACCTCGGGTCGAATCGAGAGGCGTGGAAGGCGTGGGACGCGACGGAGCTCGTGCGGGAGGCGAAGGAGCGGCTGCCGATCTTGATCGATCAGGGCGACGCGGATCAATTCCTCACGCGTGAATTGCAGCCGGAGCTCCTCCGCGCGGCGTGTGAGGCCGCGGGGCACCCGCTGACGCTCCGGATGCAGCCGGGGTACGACCACAGCTATTATTTCATCGCGACGTTCATGCGCGACCACGTGGAGCACCACGCGGCCGCATTACGTTAG
- a CDS encoding class I SAM-dependent methyltransferase — protein MAIEGEEAKEPAAPPDASVFQHAYAEGVHAPWDIGRPQADIVALAEAGGFRGDILDVGCGPGDNAIFLAARGHVVTALDMVENALVKARARAAEKAVSVQFVQGNALELVMLGRTFDTVLDSGLLHVFGSEMRARYVESLAHVVRPGSMYHALVWSDREPGNEGPRRLAEADLRKAFAAGWKVHELRPARYEHMLGGKGYAEAWLVSIERTG, from the coding sequence ATGGCGATCGAAGGCGAAGAGGCGAAAGAACCGGCGGCGCCCCCGGACGCAAGCGTTTTTCAGCATGCCTACGCGGAGGGCGTCCACGCGCCCTGGGACATCGGCCGGCCCCAGGCGGACATCGTGGCGCTGGCGGAGGCAGGCGGGTTCCGGGGCGATATTCTCGACGTGGGCTGCGGGCCCGGCGACAACGCGATTTTCCTCGCGGCGCGGGGGCACGTGGTGACGGCGCTCGACATGGTGGAGAACGCGCTCGTGAAGGCCCGGGCGCGCGCCGCGGAAAAGGCCGTATCGGTGCAATTCGTGCAGGGAAACGCGCTCGAGCTCGTCATGCTCGGGCGGACGTTCGACACGGTGCTCGATTCGGGGCTGCTCCACGTGTTCGGCAGCGAGATGCGGGCGCGATACGTGGAGAGCCTGGCGCACGTGGTTCGTCCGGGCAGCATGTATCACGCGCTCGTCTGGAGTGATCGCGAGCCCGGGAACGAAGGGCCGCGGCGGCTCGCGGAGGCGGACCTCCGAAAGGCCTTCGCGGCCGGCTGGAAGGTGCACGAGCTCCGGCCGGCGCGGTACGAGCACATGCTCGGCGGCAAGGGATACGCGGAGGCGTGGCTCGTGTCGATCGAGCGGACGGGGTGA
- a CDS encoding DUF1552 domain-containing protein, producing MKHLPRRRFLSGLGAALVAAPVLGLLARDLRAENATPARRLVVFFSPNGTIHKHWRPSGSGTNFSFPAGSILEPLTPHKSRLIVCDGLDFHGVDNHEAGMAAMLTGGGTLGTETAGKSLDQYVASRIGKDDRFPSLELGVQTSAWGGGIQTRISYAGPGQYVPPDDSPKSVFTRMFGDAVGGPAELDAALARKKGILDLLRGEIGALRGQVGSHEREKLDEHLESLKKLESGLQGPLCAPPAAPPQVGTYDNDAFPTIGKSQMDLLVLALACDMTRVASVQWNHTVGPVVMSWLGVAEGHHGLSHSDDGNAKGVAEFVATERWYAEQFAYLLGRLAETPDPQGGMLLDSTVVLWCKELGDSRLHDCKSVPFVLAGGGGLATGQYLKFGGAPHNRLLVSVCHALGLDNQTFGDPQKGKGVLPELFA from the coding sequence ATGAAGCACCTCCCCCGACGCCGCTTCCTCTCGGGCCTCGGCGCGGCCCTCGTCGCCGCCCCCGTCCTCGGCCTCCTCGCGCGTGACCTCCGCGCCGAAAACGCGACGCCGGCCCGCCGCCTCGTCGTGTTTTTTTCGCCCAATGGCACCATCCACAAACACTGGCGCCCGAGCGGCAGCGGGACGAATTTCTCGTTCCCCGCGGGCAGCATCCTCGAGCCCCTCACGCCACACAAGAGCCGCCTCATCGTGTGCGACGGCCTCGATTTCCACGGCGTCGACAACCACGAGGCGGGCATGGCCGCCATGCTCACGGGCGGCGGCACGCTCGGCACGGAGACGGCCGGAAAGAGCCTCGATCAATACGTCGCGAGCCGCATCGGAAAGGACGATCGATTCCCCTCCCTCGAGCTGGGCGTGCAGACGAGCGCCTGGGGCGGCGGCATCCAGACCCGCATCTCGTATGCCGGCCCCGGGCAATACGTCCCGCCCGACGACAGCCCCAAGAGCGTCTTCACCCGCATGTTCGGCGACGCCGTCGGCGGCCCGGCCGAGCTCGACGCGGCCCTCGCCCGCAAGAAGGGCATCCTCGACCTCCTCCGCGGCGAGATCGGCGCCCTGCGCGGCCAGGTCGGCTCCCACGAGCGCGAGAAGCTCGACGAGCACCTCGAATCGTTGAAGAAGCTCGAATCCGGCCTCCAGGGCCCGCTCTGCGCGCCGCCCGCGGCCCCGCCCCAGGTCGGCACCTACGACAACGACGCGTTCCCCACGATCGGCAAATCCCAGATGGATCTGCTCGTCCTCGCGCTCGCCTGCGACATGACCCGCGTCGCCTCCGTGCAATGGAACCACACCGTCGGCCCCGTCGTCATGAGCTGGCTCGGCGTCGCCGAGGGCCACCACGGCCTCTCCCACAGCGACGACGGCAATGCCAAAGGCGTCGCCGAGTTCGTCGCCACCGAGCGCTGGTACGCCGAGCAGTTCGCCTACCTCCTCGGGCGCCTCGCCGAGACGCCCGATCCGCAGGGCGGCATGCTCCTCGACTCCACCGTCGTCCTCTGGTGCAAGGAGCTCGGCGACAGCCGCCTCCACGATTGCAAATCCGTGCCGTTCGTCCTCGCGGGCGGCGGCGGCCTCGCCACGGGCCAGTACCTGAAATTCGGCGGCGCGCCGCACAACCGCCTCCTCGTCTCCGTCTGCCACGCCCTCGGCCTCGACAACCAGACCTTCGGCGACCCGCAAAAAGGCAAGGGCGTCCTGCCGGAGCTCTTCGCGTGA
- a CDS encoding DUF1592 domain-containing protein, with product MKPQSKNVGAMAMLRKVFRSNSLRITGALALTAAFAGCLGEEDGKGGVPGVVGCPDDLAFFQNNVYEPLLEKKCFVCHSETGMAGGSRLVLAPRGEPGALEKNLEVARALAVDQKGGLSALLSRPSGQHPNGHPGGTIFEPGTPEYATLSLFVTRTTRGEGCAAPSAACTTVQPGPRVLRRLTRSEYDATIRDLVGIPSEWGASFVPDIVIGGFDNNEDALRVSPLFADQVRRAAEEIATLALTNPSSVLPCDPVADGPEACAETFIETFGKRAFRRPLGADDTTRYLALYQTIATKEGFSEGIEAVIAAMLQSPHFLYRTELGDASLAAEDGRVRLTPHEIATELSYMLWGTMPDAELFAAADANTLATPEQIEAQAKRLLQDPRSDEILERFAVAWLELDRIEAAPKDAATYPQWNAELRASMIEETRLFVRHVIRNGEGTIAELLDAPYTFTSPKLAAYYGLPAPADAQDENDFGLVDLAGSGRAGILTHGSVLATHGKPAGSSPVHRGKLVRERLLCQPLPPPPPGVVAEPPPIDPTKSTRERYAAHTTVPLCKSCHDLVDPIGFAFEHFDGIGRYRADEGGLPIDASGEILSAPSTTGTFEGAPALASVLAGSADVQGCYARSWLRYAYGQLDEGRLACLSSQVADDFQNGNLRVLDLLVALTRTSHFTERVADPPEPGVDPGAGAGGAGGDPTGSGGAGAGGGDPGPTLPYAVATTVDSDWGGGYQLTVQVTNIGKEPLTWSIPMNVDGTIANIWNASYTVTDGTTHFVGAEHNAVLAPGQATSFGFVANR from the coding sequence GTGAAACCCCAATCCAAGAACGTGGGAGCCATGGCCATGCTGCGCAAAGTATTTCGCTCGAATTCGCTCCGGATCACGGGCGCCCTCGCCCTCACGGCCGCCTTCGCCGGCTGCCTGGGCGAGGAAGACGGGAAGGGAGGCGTCCCCGGCGTCGTCGGTTGTCCAGACGACCTCGCCTTCTTCCAGAACAACGTCTACGAGCCCCTGCTCGAGAAAAAGTGCTTCGTCTGCCACAGCGAGACGGGCATGGCCGGCGGGAGCCGGCTCGTCCTCGCGCCGCGCGGCGAGCCCGGCGCCCTCGAAAAGAACCTCGAGGTCGCGCGCGCCCTCGCCGTCGATCAAAAGGGCGGCCTCTCCGCCCTGCTCTCGCGCCCCTCGGGCCAGCACCCGAATGGCCACCCCGGCGGCACGATCTTCGAGCCGGGCACCCCCGAATACGCGACCCTCTCGCTCTTCGTCACGCGAACCACCCGCGGCGAGGGCTGCGCCGCGCCCTCCGCCGCCTGCACCACCGTGCAGCCAGGCCCCCGCGTCCTGCGCCGCCTCACCCGGAGCGAATACGACGCCACGATCCGCGACCTCGTCGGCATCCCCTCCGAATGGGGCGCCTCCTTCGTGCCCGACATCGTCATCGGCGGCTTCGACAACAACGAGGACGCGCTCCGCGTGAGCCCCCTCTTCGCCGACCAGGTCCGCCGCGCGGCCGAGGAGATCGCGACGCTCGCCCTGACAAACCCGTCGAGCGTGCTGCCCTGCGACCCGGTCGCCGACGGCCCCGAGGCCTGCGCGGAGACGTTCATCGAGACCTTCGGCAAGCGCGCCTTCCGCCGCCCGCTCGGCGCGGACGACACCACGCGTTACCTCGCCCTCTACCAGACCATCGCCACCAAGGAGGGTTTCTCCGAGGGGATCGAGGCCGTGATCGCGGCCATGCTGCAATCGCCGCATTTCCTCTATCGCACCGAGCTCGGCGACGCGTCCCTCGCGGCCGAAGACGGGCGCGTCCGTTTGACCCCGCACGAGATCGCCACCGAGCTCTCCTACATGCTCTGGGGCACGATGCCCGACGCCGAGCTCTTCGCCGCCGCCGACGCGAATACGCTCGCGACGCCGGAGCAGATCGAGGCCCAGGCCAAGCGCCTGCTCCAGGATCCCAGGAGCGACGAGATCCTCGAGCGTTTCGCCGTCGCCTGGCTCGAGCTCGACCGGATCGAGGCCGCGCCGAAGGACGCGGCGACATACCCGCAATGGAACGCCGAGCTCCGCGCCTCCATGATCGAGGAGACCCGCCTCTTCGTGCGGCACGTGATCCGCAATGGCGAGGGCACGATCGCCGAGCTCCTCGACGCGCCCTACACCTTCACGAGCCCCAAGCTCGCGGCCTATTATGGTCTGCCCGCGCCCGCGGATGCGCAGGACGAGAACGATTTTGGCCTCGTCGATCTCGCCGGCTCCGGCCGCGCCGGCATCCTCACGCACGGCAGCGTGCTCGCCACACACGGTAAACCCGCCGGCTCCTCGCCCGTGCACCGCGGCAAGCTCGTGCGCGAGCGCCTGCTCTGCCAGCCCTTGCCGCCGCCGCCCCCCGGCGTCGTCGCCGAGCCGCCCCCGATCGATCCCACGAAGAGCACGCGCGAGCGATATGCGGCGCACACCACCGTCCCGCTCTGCAAGAGCTGCCACGACCTCGTCGACCCCATCGGCTTCGCCTTCGAGCATTTCGACGGCATCGGCCGGTATCGCGCCGACGAGGGAGGTTTGCCGATCGACGCCTCCGGCGAGATCCTCTCGGCCCCGTCCACCACGGGCACGTTCGAGGGTGCCCCCGCGCTCGCCTCCGTGCTCGCAGGGAGCGCCGACGTCCAGGGTTGTTATGCGCGCTCGTGGCTCCGGTATGCGTACGGCCAGCTCGACGAGGGGCGCCTCGCTTGCCTCTCGAGCCAGGTCGCGGACGACTTCCAGAATGGCAACCTCCGCGTCCTCGACCTCCTCGTCGCGCTCACCCGCACGTCCCATTTCACCGAGCGCGTCGCCGATCCCCCCGAGCCCGGCGTCGATCCCGGCGCGGGCGCGGGCGGCGCGGGCGGAGACCCCACCGGATCGGGCGGCGCGGGCGCGGGCGGCGGCGATCCCGGCCCCACGCTCCCTTACGCCGTGGCCACCACCGTCGACAGCGATTGGGGCGGCGGATATCAGCTCACCGTGCAGGTGACGAACATCGGCAAAGAGCCGCTCACCTGGTCCATCCCGATGAACGTCGACGGCACGATCGCGAACATCTGGAATGCCTCCTACACGGTCACGGACGGCACGACCCATTTCGTGGGCGCGGAGCACAACGCCGTCCTCGCGCCAGGCCAGGCCACGAGCTTCGGCTTCGTCGCGAATCGCTGA
- a CDS encoding PhzF family phenazine biosynthesis protein, producing MVKLVAEETVPEIPLYQIDAFTRRAFAGNPAAVCPLDAWLPDETLQAIAAENNLSETAFFVAQGDRYELRWFTPAVEVDLCGHATLAAGFVVLERLAPHLGSVSFHTRSGELVVRRAEGGLLSIDLPARPPAPREVTDALAEALGKRPIAAFAARDLVALYESAEDVRALRPDMARVAALDTFAVGVTARGTGIDADFDFVSRFFAPAKGVPEDPVTGSLHSTLVPLWASRLGRARLRARQVSARGGELDCTLAGDRVLLAGGAVLVIEGRMRF from the coding sequence GTGGTAAAGCTCGTCGCGGAGGAGACCGTGCCCGAAATCCCGCTCTACCAGATCGACGCCTTCACGCGCCGCGCCTTCGCCGGCAACCCCGCCGCCGTTTGCCCCCTCGACGCGTGGCTCCCGGACGAGACGCTCCAGGCGATCGCCGCCGAGAACAACCTCTCGGAGACCGCGTTTTTCGTGGCGCAGGGCGATCGGTACGAGCTGCGCTGGTTCACGCCCGCGGTCGAGGTCGATCTCTGCGGCCACGCCACGCTCGCCGCTGGATTCGTGGTCCTCGAGCGGCTCGCGCCGCACCTCGGCTCCGTCTCGTTCCACACCCGGAGCGGCGAGCTCGTCGTGCGGCGCGCCGAGGGCGGCCTGCTCTCGATCGACCTGCCCGCGCGCCCGCCTGCGCCGCGCGAGGTCACGGACGCGCTCGCCGAGGCGCTCGGCAAGCGGCCGATCGCGGCTTTTGCCGCGCGGGACCTCGTGGCCCTGTACGAGAGCGCCGAGGACGTGCGCGCGCTCCGGCCCGACATGGCCAGGGTCGCGGCGCTCGATACCTTCGCGGTGGGCGTCACGGCGAGGGGCACGGGGATCGACGCGGACTTCGATTTCGTATCGCGATTCTTCGCCCCGGCGAAGGGCGTCCCCGAGGATCCCGTGACGGGCTCGCTGCATTCGACGCTCGTGCCCCTCTGGGCCTCGCGGCTCGGCCGCGCGCGGCTCCGGGCGCGCCAGGTGAGCGCGCGCGGGGGCGAGCTCGACTGCACGCTCGCCGGCGATCGTGTCCTCCTCGCGGGCGGCGCGGTGCTCGTGATCGAGGGCCGGATGCGCTTCTGA
- a CDS encoding serine/threonine-protein kinase: protein MIPALRCTDLELTDLADDKPALVDPETGEPSGLSLVQWLGSGGMSAVFLAERAAETAAPGLSELAPSRLAVKLVKPGTEQGLAQMGMTSRDLARREIEALERVKNLVPPSEFVIGYYGHGSALVALEGESPLVLPWIALEWIEASSEGATLTDRVGKARETGVDPVRAHRLVRGMIEGVRVLHHLGILHRDLKPDNVFVSGPLDDETPKIADCGIARVDGLPLATVQGITLGYGGPEQALSSVAPSRRNPLVGPWTDVHALASTIWFMLTGEEWCRSMPSWYVGERRSLRTARKMHRGFLAAEELLGAIDLALRQGASPVLPEGTWDLEGAEFYEPHARKLLGASMFEGSPPRFASASAFAEALLPPLEAAAARWIEIAAREHQPMTSFRKTRILPSEDEVFAAMDALAPPRTVHEKPLLLEPGGVVFLPGPWGFARSGSELHGLSKKEPRTFSIDVPRPYRAQIAASRWLVRGPGGGIALVGPAHVLLQRGESFVQGVLPRRVDEAPVGEIVAALGDGRAFGVVTADAGEGGPELWLSNDGVRWAEPLLLPLGGEVSSITSGPLGFFVAGSLRGKKARALWIGYDQEVRSSAASLNDKPALLLCVAGAEGEAWAAGVGIVMRFDRGGSAVEPSEGAEGIPVAMGLDDEGAPWLVTEREVFRRHGGGVAPVWKRYHTQPKGAPRLVAIGFPPGGVRVVDAVGGGAVLRT from the coding sequence ATGATTCCCGCTCTCCGGTGCACCGACCTCGAGCTCACCGACCTCGCCGACGACAAACCCGCGCTCGTCGATCCCGAGACGGGCGAGCCCTCGGGCCTCTCGCTCGTGCAGTGGCTCGGCTCGGGCGGGATGTCCGCCGTATTCCTCGCCGAGCGTGCGGCGGAGACGGCGGCGCCCGGGCTCTCGGAGCTCGCCCCCTCGCGCCTCGCCGTGAAGCTCGTCAAGCCCGGGACCGAGCAGGGCCTCGCGCAGATGGGCATGACGAGCCGGGACCTCGCGCGTCGCGAGATCGAGGCGCTCGAACGGGTGAAGAACCTCGTCCCGCCCAGCGAATTCGTGATCGGTTATTACGGGCACGGCAGCGCCCTCGTCGCCCTCGAGGGTGAATCGCCCCTCGTATTGCCCTGGATCGCGCTCGAATGGATCGAGGCCTCGAGCGAGGGCGCGACGCTCACCGACCGCGTCGGCAAGGCGCGGGAGACCGGCGTCGATCCGGTCCGCGCGCACAGGCTCGTGCGCGGCATGATCGAGGGCGTCCGGGTCCTCCACCACCTCGGCATCCTCCACCGCGACCTCAAGCCCGACAACGTATTCGTCTCCGGCCCCCTCGACGACGAAACGCCGAAGATCGCCGATTGCGGCATCGCGCGGGTCGACGGCCTCCCGCTCGCCACGGTGCAAGGGATCACGCTCGGTTATGGTGGACCCGAGCAGGCGCTCTCGTCCGTCGCGCCCTCGCGGCGCAACCCGCTCGTCGGACCCTGGACCGACGTGCACGCGCTCGCCTCGACGATATGGTTCATGCTCACGGGCGAGGAGTGGTGCCGCTCGATGCCCTCCTGGTACGTGGGCGAGCGGCGCAGCCTGCGCACGGCCAGGAAAATGCACCGCGGCTTCCTGGCCGCGGAGGAGCTCCTCGGGGCCATCGATCTCGCGCTCCGGCAGGGCGCGTCGCCCGTCTTGCCCGAGGGGACCTGGGACCTCGAGGGCGCCGAGTTTTACGAGCCACACGCGCGAAAGCTCCTCGGCGCCTCGATGTTCGAGGGCTCGCCGCCCCGGTTTGCCTCGGCCTCTGCCTTCGCCGAGGCCCTCCTGCCGCCCCTCGAGGCGGCCGCGGCGCGGTGGATCGAGATCGCGGCGCGCGAGCACCAGCCGATGACCTCGTTCCGCAAGACCCGCATTTTGCCGTCCGAGGACGAGGTCTTCGCCGCGATGGACGCGCTCGCTCCGCCTCGCACGGTCCATGAAAAGCCGCTCCTCCTGGAGCCGGGCGGGGTGGTCTTCCTCCCGGGGCCCTGGGGGTTCGCGCGCTCGGGCAGCGAGCTCCATGGTTTGTCCAAAAAGGAGCCCCGCACCTTCTCGATCGACGTCCCCCGGCCTTATCGCGCGCAGATCGCCGCGTCGCGGTGGCTCGTGCGAGGCCCCGGCGGCGGCATTGCCCTCGTCGGCCCGGCCCACGTCCTCTTGCAGCGGGGCGAATCGTTCGTGCAAGGTGTGTTGCCCCGGCGCGTGGACGAGGCTCCGGTCGGTGAAATCGTGGCCGCGCTCGGGGATGGCCGCGCGTTCGGGGTGGTGACGGCCGACGCGGGCGAGGGTGGGCCGGAACTCTGGTTATCGAATGACGGCGTGCGCTGGGCCGAGCCATTGCTCTTGCCGCTCGGCGGGGAGGTCTCGTCGATCACCTCGGGCCCGCTCGGCTTCTTCGTCGCGGGCAGCCTTCGCGGCAAAAAAGCGCGCGCCTTGTGGATTGGATACGATCAGGAGGTCCGCTCCTCGGCGGCGAGCTTGAACGACAAACCCGCCTTGCTCCTCTGCGTGGCCGGCGCCGAGGGCGAGGCGTGGGCGGCGGGCGTGGGAATCGTGATGCGCTTCGATCGTGGGGGCTCCGCGGTCGAGCCCTCCGAAGGCGCCGAGGGAATCCCCGTGGCCATGGGCCTCGACGACGAGGGCGCGCCTTGGCTCGTCACCGAACGCGAGGTGTTTCGGCGGCACGGCGGCGGCGTCGCGCCCGTGTGGAAGCGATATCATACGCAGCCCAAGGGCGCGCCGCGGCTCGTTGCGATCGGTTTTCCGCCGGGTGGCGTGCGGGTGGTGGACGCGGTCGGAGGTGGGGCCGTCTTGCGGACGTGA